The Acidobacteriota bacterium nucleotide sequence GCTGATTGCGCGTTTTGAACGCTTGCGCTTGGGCAAACGCGGGCACAGCCAGTTGCTCAACCGCCTTTCCTTTGACGCCTTCAATCAGGCTTTCGCGCCCAATCGCACGCCGTTTGACTGGCTCTCGCGCGATTCAAAAGAAGTGGATCAATACGTCAATGATCCGTTGTGCGGCTTCATTGCCTCCACGCAAACCTGGCTGGACATTCTCGACGCCATTCCCGAAATCGCCCGCGCAGAGAACCGGGCGCACCTCCGCAAAGATTTGCCGCTGTACCTATTCTCGGGGCACCGCGATCCGGTCAACGAGTTTGGCAATGGGTTGGAAGCGCTGGTCGTGGCCTATCGCCAACACGGCGTGCGCAGCATCCGGCACAAACTTTACCCCGACGCGCGCCACGAAACTTTTAACGAAACCAATCGGGCTGAAGTGCTGAATGACCTGCTAGATTGGTTGAATCTGGTGGTGATTCAACTCGGTAATAAGATTCTTTCGCGGTGAGACGGGGCTTCAGTCATCCTCAACGGCGACTAGAGGCTTGGCGTATTGACTGGCCGAGCGCGCGGAATTTTGCTGATACACGACAAAGAGCAGCAACAAGGCCCGCGCCTCCTGCCGTCTGACGCGCCGGAAGTTCAGTCCAAACGTCAGCAGGATCACCAACGCCAACACAAACATCGTCAGTCCCGCCGGATGCGTGAGCGTTTGGCAACGTAGCGCGATAACCAGACTCCCCAACAATCCTACCCACCCCGCCCACAGCATCCCGGTAAAAAAACGCATGCGCGTCTCGAAACTTTGAAAGTAATCGAAGCCGTTGGCCGTGCCCACACACAACGCATTTTTCCAGTAGTTATACACATGCAACGGCACGCCGTTGCTCAAGTCCGGCAATTGCTCCGAGTCAACCAGCCGCGCGGCGGCGGCATTTTCAGTCAACGTAACAATGACTTCCTGTAACTTGTCGGGATAGGGAAAGCCTTTTTTTCTGAACGGCGGCAACATTCGTTCCGCGAATTCGACGGGAATGGTGCGCACCAGATTGCCCAGCAAATACGCGGCAAACAGCACGAAGACAAGCCAGGCCGGGCGCTGTTGCAACTGGTCGGTCAGCCCTTGCAACACCGCCCACAACGAGGCCGTCTGGTTATTCGTGCGATAGACCGCATAGACAAAAGTGAAAATGACAAACCCCGGCGGGAGTACGGCAAAGAGATCGCTCTTGTTGAACTGGCTAACGATTTTTTCCGCAGGCATAGCTTTGCTCCGTCAGGCTCAGGCCACAGCAGGTTGATCGAACTGCAATTTGCGCAGGATTTCGCTGGCGCTGTAAATCGCCAGCAGCCGCTTCGGCAACGGCAAGTCATACCCAATCGCGCGCACGGTGTAGAAAAGCAGCGCGGGCAAGTATTCGTCAAAAAATTCCGGCGGCTTCGGTTCACCGCATTTTTGCCCTTGTACCTCAACCGCAGCTTGCCTGATACAACGCAATAGCTCCCAACATAAAGCCGCGTTGCCGGAGTGGCAACGCTTCGGCTGCCACTGCTTGGCCTCGGCCAAAACGGCATCAGCCAGCAGGCGTTTTTCCAACTCGCGCCAGAGCGGCAATTGCGTCGGCGAATGATCCAGCGCGGGCAAGGGATGCTTGGGCGCGTTCAATTCCTGCCGATCCAGCAGATAAAACTTGAGGTTGAATTCCAGCGAGGCCAGGTCTTGCACCGCGTGCCCCGCGTCCTGATACCACGGGAAATCAATCAGAAAGGGCCGCGCCTCTTTCAACCAAAGCAAAATGTTGTTGGCATTCAGATCGCCGTGGACGGGCGAGACGACCACCTGCAATTCACACCCTAACAAGCCGGCGACCGACGTGCTCGGCGGCCATTCGATGAATCGGCGCACGAGTTGCACGCGCGCGTCCCAGTCGTCAAAGAAATGCCGGCCAATCTCAGCATCGCGGTCAGCCAGGAAGTTCAAGATGTTACCCTTCGCTTGCCCCGGCAAACTGTAAGGCGGCATCTG carries:
- a CDS encoding lysophospholipase, encoding MRTDPFLFTADDWAQLFVHRWLPDDEDDTKAVVHIAHGLAEHGGRYERVAKFLTDNGYAVYANDYRGHGRSAQRPEELGHFADANGWQRIATDLVQMCTEEKQKYEGLPLILLGHSLGSQLAQQMAYEQGDLFDAIAMSGPNGKVSGLAKVGKLIARFERLRLGKRGHSQLLNRLSFDAFNQAFAPNRTPFDWLSRDSKEVDQYVNDPLCGFIASTQTWLDILDAIPEIARAENRAHLRKDLPLYLFSGHRDPVNEFGNGLEALVVAYRQHGVRSIRHKLYPDARHETFNETNRAEVLNDLLDWLNLVVIQLGNKILSR